The nucleotide sequence CTTGCCGACCACGTACTGCAGCACGTCGCTGATCTGCACGACGAACAGGAAGAAGAACAGCAGCAGCGCGTTCTGCCCCGCGTAGTGCGGAATGTCGAGGATCAGCACGGCCGGCGCATGGCTCAGCCCGTACACGCACACCATCAGCGCCCAGTTGATCTTCGCGTTGCGGCTCAGGAAGTCGCGCGTGTCCTGCGTGAGTGCCGACACGAGCGACATCGCGAAGAACAGGTGCACGGGCACGAAGATCGAATACATCCCGTACCAGTTGATCCCGAGCAGCAGGTATTGCACGGGGATCGCGACGAAGAACGCGATGAACAGCGTCGTATGGTCGCTCGGCGTGGTGGGCGTGAGCGTGATGAATTCGCGCAGCGTCAGGTAGGACAGCACCGCGAACACGAGATAGGTGATGTTGTTGCCGAGGCCGATCGCGATGGCCATGATCGCGATCATCGCCCACCACGCACGGATGCGCTGGTTCAGGTTGACGATGGTCGCGCTGGTGCCGCCGCTGCGTGCGCCGAGGATCGCGCCGATCACGGTCGCGACGACGAGCACGCCCGTGACGCCCGCGACCAGTTCCCAGAAAATGGTTCGCATTATTGATATCCGGAAAAGGGAGAAGAGGGCGCCGCGTTCAGCCGGCCGGCCGCTGCGGCGGCGCGAGCGCGACGACCGCGTCGCGCATGCGGGCGAGGAACGTCGGCTTGTCCTCGTCGGCGCCGCGCTGTTCGTTCGCGCCGAAGTGCACCTTGCAGATCAGCGGCACCGGCCAGATCGCGCCCTTCGGCATGATCCGCTGCAGGTTCTCGAGATAGACGGGCGCGAGCGCGACGTCCGGAAACTCGGTCGCGAGGTGGAACAGCCCGCTCTTGAACGGCTGCGGCAGGATCTCGGCGCCGCGCGTGCCTTCCGGGAAGATGATGATCGAATGGCCCTGCTTGAGCGCGTCGCGCACCGGATCGAGCGGGTCACCGCCGGATTCGCGGTGGCGGTCGATCAGCACGACGTTCAGCAGCTTCTGCGCGATGTGGCGCTTCATGTCGCTGCTGTCCCAGTAGTCGCGCGCGGCGACCGGCCGCACGACCGCGCGCACGTTGCGCGGCAGCGCGGCGAGGATCGCGAGCGTGTCGATGTGGCTCGTGTGGTTCGAGAAGTAGATCTTCTGCGTCGGGGACGGCGGCGCCTGATGCCAGACCGGATACGCACCGGCGACGAGCCGCACGATGGACAGCAGGAAATCGCGCTGCCAGACGTTGAGGATGTTCATCGGCGCTGCGCCTCCTGCGTGCCTGCATGGCCCGCTGCGCATGAGCGGCGGGCGGGACCCCGGAATGCCGGCGCGGCAGGATGCGCGCCGGACGGCCCTTGTTTAAATTTTTTCAAATTCGTGGCTGCCTGTCGCAGGTCCGCGATAATCGGACGAGTCGCCGTCATACGCTGTTGCGTCGCGGCGAATGCGCCGGTCGGCGGCGTGATAATCGGCTGTTGCACGCGTGCCCGTTTGCAGTTCGAATGGATCTCGCTGCGATCGGGCCAGCGGATTATCGCGAGTTTCCGTCAAAAACGCCAGATTGGCGCCGCGCGTGCGGGCCGGGCGCGTGCTTGACGCATCGGGGCCGCTCGGCGACGATGAGGGCCGTCCATGGAAGGCCGTCCAGGGCCGTTTCGCCGCCCGGGGCATGGCGGCGGGAAATGTATCCGACTGTGCCGCGCAAATAAAACGATGAGCCTCTACGCACTCAAACCCAAATTCCAGAACACCCTGCGCCCGTTCGCGAACTCGCTCGCCGAACGCGGCGTGACGGCCAACCAGGTCACGCTGTTCGCGGCCGGCGGCTCGATCGTCGTCGGCGCGCTCGCCGGGCTCGGCGTGTTTGCCCGCGCGCTGTTCCTGCTGATCCCGCTGTGGCTGTTCGCGCGCATGGCGCTCAACGCGATCGACGGGATGCTCGCGCGCGAGCACGGCCAGAAGAGCACGCTCGGCGCGTACCTGAACGAGCTCGGCGACGTCGTGTCCGATGTCGCGCTGGTGCTGCCGTTTCTCGCGATTTCCGCGTTCGCTCCGGCAGACGTCTGGCTGTTCGCGCTGACGGCGGTGATCGTCGAATGCGCGGGGCTGATCGGCCCGCTGGTCGGCGTCAGCCGCCGCTACGACGGCCCGTTCGGCAAGAGCGACCGTGCGCTCGCGCTCGGCGCGTTCGCGCTGTGGATCGGACTCGGCTTTCCGGTCGGCGGCGTCGCCGTCTGGCTGTGGCGCCTGCTGATCGTGCTGTCGATCGTGACCGTGGTGCGGCGCGTGCAGGCCGGCATCGCGGAAAAGGGCGGTTGAAAGGGCAGTTGAAGCGGCGGGTGAAACAGTCGTCAACACAGTTGCGGTACCGGGCGCCGGAGGGCGGCGCACCAAGATTCGAATAACGAAACGAGAGAGAAACGCATGAGCGCACGCATGGCCCGCGAGGCCGACTTCATCACGCACGACGGCGAAACGCTGTTCTATCGTCACTGGCCCGCCACGGGCCCGTGCTGCCGCGGCGCCATCGTGTTGCTGCACCGCGGCCACGAACACTCGGCGCGCGTCGCGCACCTGGTCGACGAGCTCGACCTGCCCGATTTCGCATTTTTCGCATGGGATGCGCGCGGCCACGGCCGCTCGCCCGGCGCGCGCGGCTACAGCCCGAGCGCGGCCGCGTCGGTGCGCGACCTTCAGACCTTCGTCGAACATATCCGCGACTCGCACGGCATCGCGATCGAGGACATGGCGGTGGTCGGCCAGAGCGTCGGCGCGGTGCTCGCGGCCACCTGGGCGCACGACTACGCGCCGCCGATCCGCGCGCTCGTCGTCGCGTCGCCGGCGTTCCACATCAAGCTCTACGTGCCGTTCGCGCGGCCGGGCCTGCGGTTGATGCACAAGCTGCGCGGGCTGTTCTACGTGAACAGCTACGTGAAGCCGAAATTCCTCACGCACGATCCCGAGCGGATCGCGAGCTATGCGTCCGATCCGCTGATCACGCGGCCGATCGCGGTCAACATGCTGCTCGACCTGCACGACACCGCGCAGCGGATCGTCGCCGACGCGGCCGCGATCACCGTGCCGACGCAGCTGCTGATCTCCGGCGCCGACTGGGTCGTGCATCGCGGCCCGCAGGACCGCTTCTTCGAACGCCTCGGCGCCGCGCGCAAGGAGCGCATCGTGCTGCCGGGCTTCTATCACGACACGCTCGGCGAACGCGACCGCGCGCAGGCGCTCGCCCCGCTGCGTGCATTCGTGCTGCGCGAATTCGATGCGCCGAGCCCGCGCGTGTCGCTCGCCGACGCCGACCGGCGCGGCGCGTTCCACGACGAATACGCGGCGCTCGGCCGGCCGCCCGCGAATGCGTTCGCGCGGGCGTACTGGGCGCTCACGCGCGCCGGCCTGAAGGCCGGCGGCGCGCTGTCGGACGGCATCGCGCTCGGGCTGCGCCTCGGCTTCGATTCGGGCTCGACACTCGACTACGTGTACCGCAACCGCGCGCAAGGGCGGCTCGGCGTCGGCGCGCTGATCGACCGCACCTATCTCGATTCGCCGGGCTGGGTCGGCATCCGCCAGCGCAAGGTGCATCTGCAGGAGCTGATCGGCGCGGCGATCGGCCGCCTGCGCGGCCACGGCTCACCGGTGCGGATCGTCGACATCGCGGCGGGACACGGGCGCTACGTGCTCGACGCGATCGCGTCGGCCGCCGAGCGCGACGGCGCGGCGCCCGACGACATCACGCTGCGCGACTACAGCCCGCCGAACGTCGAGGCCGGGCGCGTGCTGATCGCGCAGCGCGGCCTCGAGTCGATCGCGCGCTTCGAGCGCGGCGATGCGTTCGACGAGGCGTCGCTCGCGACGCTCGAGCCGCGTCCGACGCTCGCGATCGTGTCGGGCCTCTACGAGCTGTTCGGCGAGAACGCGCTGATCGAGCGCTCGCTGCGCGGGCTCGCGCAGGCCGTGCCGCCGGGCGGCTATCTCGTCTATACGGGGCAGCCGTGGCATCCGCAGCTCGAGTTCATCGCCCGTGCGCTGAACAATCACCGCGGCGAAGCGACCTGGGTGATGCGCCGCCGCTCGCAGGCCGAGATGGACGAGCTCGTCGCGCGCGCGGGCTTCCGCAAGCTCGACCAGCGGATCGACGAAATGGGCATCTTCACGGTCAGCCTCGCGCAGCGGGTCGACGCGTCATGAGCGCGCTCGGCGGCGGCGCGAGCGACCTCGCCGAACCGGCCCCGGCGGCCGGCGCCGGCGCGCGCGACGCGTCGTTCGCGCTGCGTTTCGGCTGGCTCGCGGTGATGGGCGCCGTGTTCTTCTCGACCTACGGTTTCGCGAACTGGCTCGCCGCGCGCCGCGTGGCGGTGCCGACCTTCGCGTTCGGCTGGGAGCACGCGATCCCGTTCGTGCCGTGGACGATCGTGCCGTACTGGTCGATCGACCTGCTGTATGCGCTGTCGTTCTTTTTCTGGACGCGCCGCGCCGACCTGCTCGATCACGTGAAGCGGCTGTTGACCGTGCAGCTGATCTCGGTCGCGTGCTTCATCGCGTGGCCGCTGCGCTTCGGGTTCGAGCGGCCCGACGCCGGCGGCGTGGCCGGTGCGCTGTTTACGCTACTGATGGGCTTCGACAAGCCGTTCAACCAGGCGCCGTCGCTGCACATCGGGTTGCTCGTCGTGCTGTGGGCCGTGTATGCGAAGCACCTGCGCGGCACGCTCGCGCGCGGCGTGCTGCACCTGTGGTTCGCGGCGATCGGCGTGTCGGTGCTGACCACCTACCAGCATCACGCGATCGACGTGCCGACCGGCGCTGCCGTCGGCTGTCTCGCGCTGTTCCTGTTTCCGCTGCGCGATGCCGCGGGCCGGCTGCCGGGCGCCGATGCGTCGCCGGGCGCGGCCGGCCGTGCGCTCGCGCGCCGCTATGCGCTTGGCGCGGCGGCGCTCGCGCTCGTGGCGCTCGGGTGCGTGCCGCGCGCGCCCGGCTGGGCGCTGGCGGCCGGGTGGGTCGCGCTGGCGCTCGCCTGTGTCGCGTGGATCTACCGGCGCGGCGCGCCCGGCGCCTTCCAGAAGGACGCGTTCGGGCGGTTCCCGGTCGTCATGCGCTGGCTGCTCGCGCCGACGATTGCGGGCGCGTTCATCAATTCGCGGCTGTGGACGTTCCGGCAGCCGGCGCCGGTGCGGATCGACGAACGCGTGTCGATCGGGCGTACGCCGACGACACGCGACGTGCGCCGCCACGGCTTCACGGCGCTGGTCGACCTGACCGCCGAAATGCCGCGCTGGGCGTCGGTGGATGCGTCGCTCGCGTATGCGACCGTGCCGCAGCTCGATCTCGTCGCGCCGACGGCCGGGCAACTCGCGCAGGCCGTCGCGGCGCTCGAAAGCCTGCATGGGGAAGGGCGCGACGTGCTGGTCTGCTGCGCGCTCGGCTACGGGCGCAGCGTGCTGTGCGCGGCCGCGTGGCTGGCGGCGCGACGCGGGCTCGGCGATGCGCGCGACGCGCTGGCCGCGGTGCGTGCGGTACGGCCGCATGCGGTGTGGTCGGACGACGGCGTGGCCGTGCTGCAGCAGTGGGTCGATCGCCGTCGCGGCGCGGGAGGCGCGTGATGCGCGACCCGTCCGCGCCATTCAGGATTGCCGCCGCGCGCGGCGCGCTCGATGCAGGCGCGTGGGCGATCGCGGCCGCGCTGGCCGCGGCCGGCGCCGGCTGGTGGATCGCGTCGGGCTGGGCGCCGGCGACGATCGCCCGCGTGCTGCTGGCGGTGGTCAGCACTGGGTCGGGGATCGTGGCGCTGTGGTACGCGGTGCGCATCGAGATCGACCGCCGGCTGTTCGCCGCGCTCGCGCGTGCGGCGGCGGGCGACGGATCGGTCGACGACGGCCTCGCGGCGCTCGACCGCGCACTCGCCGATCTCGGCTGGATCGATGCGTCGAAGGCCGGGCGCGCACTCGACGCACGCGTGCGCGGTGCGGTCGGGCTGTGCCGGGCCGGTGTGCTCGTCGCGATCGTCCAGTGGCTCGTGGTCGGGCTCGCGATCGCCGTTCCGCAGATCGGCTAGCGCCCGTTCAAGGCAGCCGCCGCCGCCGGCTGGCCGAGCCGCGTTACGCGTGAGCGACCCGTTGCGACCGCGTGCGTTTCACTTCATACATCGCCTGGTCCGCGTGCTCGATCAGCGCGTTCATGTCGGTGCCGTCGTCGGGCAGCAGCGCGATCCCGACGCTGACGCCGAGCCGCATCGGGCGCCCCTCGAATTCGAACGGTTCACTGACCTGGCGCGCGAGCCGCGTGCTTTGCGCATGCGCATCGTCGCGATTGCCGATGTTCGGCAGGATCACCGCGAATTCGTCGCCGCCGATGCGTGCGACCGTGTCCGAGCGCCGCACCGCCCCCTGCATCCGCGTGGCGATCTCGCGCAGCGCCGCGTCGCCCGCGCGATGGCCGAACCCGTCGTTGATCGGCTTCAGCCCGTCCATGTCGATGTTGAGGATGCCGAGCCGGCCGTTCGCGCGCAGCGTCGTGTGCATCGACTGCCGCAGGCGGTCGTAGAACAGCGCGCGGTTGGGCAGGCCCGTGAGCGCGTCGTGTGTCGCGCGCAGGTACAGTTCGTTCGCCTCGTTGCGCGCCGCGTGGAACATCGCGGCGGCGATCAGGTCGGCCGTCAGCCGCAGCGTGGCCGCGTCGGCCTGCGAAAAGCCGTCGACTTCCGGCGACATCACTTTCAGCACGCCGACGGTCGTGTCGGCATGGGTGAGCGGCATCACGAGCATCGAGCGCAGGCCGACCCGCCGGCAGGCGTCGCGATCGACGCGCGGGTCGGTTTCCGAGTCGATGCAGTGCAGCAACGCGCCTTGCTGCACGCACAGGCCCGACAGGCTGCCCGAGCGCCGCAGCCGCAGGCCGAGCATCCCGGCGGCCGTGCCCGACGCGGCGCGGTACACCATGTCGTCGCCCTCGGCGAATTCGACCGCGGCGGCGCTCGCGCCGGTGAGCTGCGGCACCTGCTCGGCCACGTAGGCCATCACGCTGCCGAGATCGAGGCCGAGCTTCGCGATCTCGGTCTGCACGGCGATGATGCGCAGCAGCGTATCGGGGGACGGGGTGGCAGTGTCGACGATTTGATTCAAGTCAGTTTTCCGTGAAAGAAAGCACGTCCGGCAGCGCGGATTGCGGTAGCATACGCGCCGCCTCGCGGCCGCGTGTTCAGCCGGGGTGGTCTGCAACGGACCGCCGCCGGCCAGCCGATCCGCGCCGGCAGTATGCCGTTCGGCCTGCCGGGCGACAACGGCGCAATTCTTACCATTCATCCCTCTCGCGCAGCATTTCCGACCGGATTGAGGTTTTTTCGCTTCAATGTCGCGAATCGTGGTGAGTTTTGTCCTGTTTTTGAGATAGTGTGACGAATGGGCGTGTGCCGGTGCCAGGCGCGCGTAGCACGATGCCGTGCGATTAAAGAAATCGCCGCATCGTTTCGATAAATGAATCAGGCCAGTTGGATACATATGAGGGAAGCAGTGGGGATGTTCACTCACGGGCATAGCTGCTTTGCGGGCATCGATTCCGATGCGACGGACGACCGGATGATCCTGATGAAACGGAGTGCCGCATGAAGCCGGCCGTGTCGCTGCTCATCCTCTCGGCCGCGATGGCCGGCGCCTTTCATGCCGCCGCGCTGTCGGCCGCGCCGATGCCGGCCGTGCCAGTTGCGGCCGCGTCCGGCGCTGCGCCGGCGCCGGTGCTTGCGGCCGCGCCCGCGGCGGCCAGCCCGAGCCCAGCCGGCCTGCCGGCGACGACGGTGCGCCTGCCGTTCGCGTCGCTCGGCGCGTTCGATCCGCTGCGCCTGCGCGGCGCCGACGACGCCCGCACGATCAA is from Burkholderia sp. HI2500 and encodes:
- a CDS encoding phosphatidate cytidylyltransferase, coding for MRTIFWELVAGVTGVLVVATVIGAILGARSGGTSATIVNLNQRIRAWWAMIAIMAIAIGLGNNITYLVFAVLSYLTLREFITLTPTTPSDHTTLFIAFFVAIPVQYLLLGINWYGMYSIFVPVHLFFAMSLVSALTQDTRDFLSRNAKINWALMVCVYGLSHAPAVLILDIPHYAGQNALLLFFFLFVVQISDVLQYVVGKLFGKRKIAPQLSPSKTIEGFIGGGLLATLCGASLYRVTPFSFGSAFGISLAIVIAGFVGGLVLSAVKRSLGTKDWGSMIAGHGGMLDRVDSICFAAPVFFHLVRYLYV
- a CDS encoding lysophospholipid acyltransferase family protein, with the protein product MNILNVWQRDFLLSIVRLVAGAYPVWHQAPPSPTQKIYFSNHTSHIDTLAILAALPRNVRAVVRPVAARDYWDSSDMKRHIAQKLLNVVLIDRHRESGGDPLDPVRDALKQGHSIIIFPEGTRGAEILPQPFKSGLFHLATEFPDVALAPVYLENLQRIMPKGAIWPVPLICKVHFGANEQRGADEDKPTFLARMRDAVVALAPPQRPAG
- a CDS encoding CDP-alcohol phosphatidyltransferase family protein, which produces MSLYALKPKFQNTLRPFANSLAERGVTANQVTLFAAGGSIVVGALAGLGVFARALFLLIPLWLFARMALNAIDGMLAREHGQKSTLGAYLNELGDVVSDVALVLPFLAISAFAPADVWLFALTAVIVECAGLIGPLVGVSRRYDGPFGKSDRALALGAFALWIGLGFPVGGVAVWLWRLLIVLSIVTVVRRVQAGIAEKGG
- a CDS encoding bifunctional alpha/beta hydrolase/class I SAM-dependent methyltransferase — its product is MSARMAREADFITHDGETLFYRHWPATGPCCRGAIVLLHRGHEHSARVAHLVDELDLPDFAFFAWDARGHGRSPGARGYSPSAAASVRDLQTFVEHIRDSHGIAIEDMAVVGQSVGAVLAATWAHDYAPPIRALVVASPAFHIKLYVPFARPGLRLMHKLRGLFYVNSYVKPKFLTHDPERIASYASDPLITRPIAVNMLLDLHDTAQRIVADAAAITVPTQLLISGADWVVHRGPQDRFFERLGAARKERIVLPGFYHDTLGERDRAQALAPLRAFVLREFDAPSPRVSLADADRRGAFHDEYAALGRPPANAFARAYWALTRAGLKAGGALSDGIALGLRLGFDSGSTLDYVYRNRAQGRLGVGALIDRTYLDSPGWVGIRQRKVHLQELIGAAIGRLRGHGSPVRIVDIAAGHGRYVLDAIASAAERDGAAPDDITLRDYSPPNVEAGRVLIAQRGLESIARFERGDAFDEASLATLEPRPTLAIVSGLYELFGENALIERSLRGLAQAVPPGGYLVYTGQPWHPQLEFIARALNNHRGEATWVMRRRSQAEMDELVARAGFRKLDQRIDEMGIFTVSLAQRVDAS
- a CDS encoding phosphatase PAP2/dual specificity phosphatase family protein, which produces MSALGGGASDLAEPAPAAGAGARDASFALRFGWLAVMGAVFFSTYGFANWLAARRVAVPTFAFGWEHAIPFVPWTIVPYWSIDLLYALSFFFWTRRADLLDHVKRLLTVQLISVACFIAWPLRFGFERPDAGGVAGALFTLLMGFDKPFNQAPSLHIGLLVVLWAVYAKHLRGTLARGVLHLWFAAIGVSVLTTYQHHAIDVPTGAAVGCLALFLFPLRDAAGRLPGADASPGAAGRALARRYALGAAALALVALGCVPRAPGWALAAGWVALALACVAWIYRRGAPGAFQKDAFGRFPVVMRWLLAPTIAGAFINSRLWTFRQPAPVRIDERVSIGRTPTTRDVRRHGFTALVDLTAEMPRWASVDASLAYATVPQLDLVAPTAGQLAQAVAALESLHGEGRDVLVCCALGYGRSVLCAAAWLAARRGLGDARDALAAVRAVRPHAVWSDDGVAVLQQWVDRRRGAGGA
- a CDS encoding sensor domain-containing diguanylate cyclase translates to MNQIVDTATPSPDTLLRIIAVQTEIAKLGLDLGSVMAYVAEQVPQLTGASAAAVEFAEGDDMVYRAASGTAAGMLGLRLRRSGSLSGLCVQQGALLHCIDSETDPRVDRDACRRVGLRSMLVMPLTHADTTVGVLKVMSPEVDGFSQADAATLRLTADLIAAAMFHAARNEANELYLRATHDALTGLPNRALFYDRLRQSMHTTLRANGRLGILNIDMDGLKPINDGFGHRAGDAALREIATRMQGAVRRSDTVARIGGDEFAVILPNIGNRDDAHAQSTRLARQVSEPFEFEGRPMRLGVSVGIALLPDDGTDMNALIEHADQAMYEVKRTRSQRVAHA